From Schizosaccharomyces pombe strain 972h- genome assembly, chromosome: II, the proteins below share one genomic window:
- the zuo1 gene encoding zuotin, with amino-acid sequence MSAGDSIQLFPPTTKQAIEASFVPHGKISPLIKRAVEPVGPLFLAHARRQRHGRTFSEDERLEVKNKVQEEVKEESEDEEEDPAMLRADPKEWKQQDHYAVLGLSKYRYKADTEQIKKAHLKKVLKHHPDKKAASGNINDDSFFKCIQKAYEILSDPVRRRQFDSVDENADVEPPESTTKETFFELWTPVFESEARFSKKQPVPSLGTIESTRAEVDNFYNFWYNFDSWRSFEYLDKDIPDDGESRDNKRFQEKKNRSERQKNKARDNARLRNLVDTALASDPRIKLFKEQEKAAKAARKWEREAGAREAAAAAQKKKEEEERRAAEEAAAKASAAAANKKAKEDKKKAQKRDKKVVKNALKDFNYFSATDVPSAEHVDSVLKDVDVIMSKLGEGELGQLAADINAEKAAGAASVQAVFDKFAKMFIERGSMSSADVVFFAQ; translated from the coding sequence ATGAGCGCCGGTGATTCGATTCAGTTATTCCCTCCTACTACCAAGCAAGCTATTGAGGCTTCTTTTGTTCCTCATGGAAAAATTAGCCCTTTAATTAAGCGTGCGGTTGAACCAGTAGGTCCACTTTTCCTTGCCCATGCTAGGCGTCAAAGGCATGGTCGTACATTTAGTGAAGATGAGCGCCTTGAAGTAAAGAACAAAGTTCAAGAAGAGGTCAAGGAGGAATCTGAAGACGAAGAGGAGGATCCTGCTATGCTCCGTGCTGATCCCAAGGAATGGAAGCAACAAGATCATTATGCTGTCTTAGGTCTTTCCAAGTACCGCTACAAAGCTGATACTGAGCAAATCAAGAAAGCTCATTTGAAGAAGGTTTTGAAGCATCATCCTGATAAGAAAGCTGCCTCTGGTAACATAAACGATGATTCTTTCTTCAAGTGCATCCAAAAGGcttatgaaattttatctGATCCTGTAAGGCGCCGTCAATTCGATTCAGTTGATGAGAATGCTGATGTTGAGCCTCCTGAGTCTACTACTAAAGAAACCTTCTTTGAACTCTGGACTCCAGTTTTCGAGAGTGAAGCTagattttctaaaaagcAACCCGTCCCTTCACTTGGTACAATTGAATCTACTCGTGCCGAAGTTGATAACTTTTATAACTTCTGGTACAATTTTGATTCTTGGAGAAGCTTTGAATATTTAGACAAGGATATCCCTGATGATGGTGAATCTCGTGATAACAAGCGTTTTCaggagaagaagaatcGTTCGGAACGTCAAAAGAATAAGGCTCGTGATAATGCACGCCTACGTAACCTTGTTGATACTGCATTGGCTTCTGATCCTCGTATTAAGCTTTTCAAAGAACAAGAAAAGGCTGCTAAGGCTGCTCGTAAATGGGAACGTGAGGCTGGTGCACGTGAagctgctgctgctgcacagaaaaagaaagaagaagaagaacgTCGTGCTGCTGAAGAAGCTGCTGCTAAAGCCtctgctgctgctgctaACAAAAAGGCTAAGGAGGATAAAAAGAAGGCCCAAAAGCGTGATAAAAAGGTTGTCAAGAACGCTCTCAAAGACTTCAACTATTTTAGTGCAACTGACGTTCCTTCAGCTGAGCATGTTGACAGTGTGTTAAAAGACGTTGATGTTATCATGTCCAAGTTAGGTGAAGGAGAACTTGGACAATTAGCTGCTGACATCAATGCTGAGAAAGCTGCCGGTGCTGCTTCTGTCCAAGCTGTTTTTGACAAATTTGCCAAAATGTTTATTGAACGTGGATCCATGTCATCAGCCGACgttgttttctttgctCAGTAA
- the rap1 gene encoding telomere-binding protein Rap1 has product MSFTFTKSDGSSILFAVSKNFEHIRGFKNAIDCFKGKIEFLSFDKVDPTKHDYYLVAEDERVSDLDIPKGFFERNPEFRHKMLKIAWITQCIEQGKLLPTESFEVELNQDDVNRTHDGFRKRELFTLEDEKILIDHVHKNDINRFGTKVYEELARKYPQHSLESWRQHYKYMKKRLPPVSDSDESNYCQRIIVKPYSSQKDYTQSTHEQTLSSPISKSASVSKSENKALVNNKRYSDSYFYFSKMRRISIDVDYVDEDLNLINAYLSQFGKKRSLNELCALLSRRFSNRHTFSEWRALFMHFFPFINSEGVDPAILSDRETSAMLDETSDNEVADIDDQMIERKYLFSASEPNTVKSTNRLIFSERKAYAADDSIDNTPSKVPIVNSLSDPRTNRPFFYSNPDSMYRSISNPLHLVDSQHLSPLNRKTHFNNPIGQPQFTCLDDHEKTLRETSFRSLDDMSLRKSNSDNIFVKPGEDLEIPLLSDYSDSENISEKSSDDEEAFEKQVTSSYSSPIKVKSQGKSSKGSSGLDVREHEGSDDDAEVFVDRSPESFGATKVAHTSLEGNAASHKKVEENMQQPVTKKQKKYRMVNEEAHTGPTIIIPSDNNEKVTTLPAGHVPSEEKGKFINLAMHELQNEVSILRSSVNHREVDEAIDNILRYTNSTEQQFLEAMESTGGRVRIAIAKLLSKQTS; this is encoded by the exons ATGTCATTTACATTCACCAAAAGCGATGGCTCGTCCATTTTATTTGCAGTGtcaaaaaactttgaaCATATTAGGGGATtcaaaaatgcaattgaT tgttttaaaggaaaaattgaatttttaagtTTTGATAAAGTTGACCCTACTAAACACGATTATTACTTAGTCGCAGAAGATGAACGCGTCTCGGACTTAGATATTCCCAAGGGATTTTTCGAGCGTAATCCAGAATTTCGAcataaaatgttaaaaattgCGTGGATTACTCAGTGTATTGaacaaggaaaactttTGCCTACGGAATCCTTCGAAGTAGAATTAAATCAAGACGACGTAAATCGTACCCATGATGGGTTTAGAAAGAGAGAACTGTTCACTttagaagatgaaaaaattcttaTTGACCATGTGCATAAGAATGATATAAACCGCTTTGGTACAAAGGTTTATGAGGAACTCGCCAGAAAG TATCCTCAACATTCTCTTGAATCCTGGCGGCAACATTATAAGTACATGAAAAAACGCTTACCACCTGTATCTGATTCCGATGAATCTAATTATTGCCAAAGGATAATTGTAAAGCCTTACTCGTCCCAAAAGGATTATACACAAAGCACACATGAACAAACTCTATCATCCCCGATTTCCAAGTCTGCTTCGGTTTCAAAAAGCGAAAATAAAGCTTTAGTGAATAATAAAAGGTATTCTGACAGTTACTTCTATTTTTCTAAGATGAGACGCATTTCGATAGATGTTGATTATGTAGATGAGGACCTAAACTTAATCAATGCATACTTATCccaatttggaaaaaagagaagtCTAAACGAATTGTGTGCTCTGTTGAGTAGAAGGTTTTCTAACCGACATACATTTTCCGAATGGAGGGCGCTTTTTatgcatttttttccttttataAATTCTGAAGGAGTTGATCCTGCTATTTTATCAGATAGAGAAACATCTGCAATGCTTGATGAAACTTCGGATAATGAGGTTGCTGATATTGACGACCAAATGATAGAAAggaaatatttatttagtgCTTCTGAACCGAATACTGTCAAATCTACCAATCGATTGATATTCTCTGAAAGGAAAGCATATGCAGCTGATGACTCGATTGATAATACACCTTCGAAAGTACCCATTGTTAATAGCTTAAGTGATCCGCGAACCAATAGacctttcttttattcaaaCCCAGACAGCATGTACCGCTCTATATCTAATCCCTTACACTTGGTTGATTCTCAACATTTATCTCCATTAAATCGAAAAACTCATTTTAACAATCCTATTGGTCAACCCCAATTTACTTGTCTCGATGATCACGAAAAAACCTTGCGTGAAACTTCATTTAGATCGCTTGATGACATGAGTTTAAGAAAATCCAATTCTGATAATATTTTCGTCAAACCTGGTGAAGACCTCGAGATTCCTTTGCTGAGTGACTATAGTGATAGTGAAAACATTTCAGAAAAGTCTTCAGATGATGAAGAGGCTTTTGAGAAACAAGTGACATCAAGTTACTCTTCACctataaaagtaaaatccCAAGGAAAAAGCTCTAAAGGGTCATCAGGATTAGATGTGCGTGAACATGAAGGCTCCGACGATGACGCCGAGGTTTTTGTTGATCGGTCTCCAGAAAGCTTTGGTGCCACAAAAGTCGCTCACACTTCGTTAGAAGGAAATGCAGCTTCTCATAAGAAAGTGGAAGAGAACATGCAGCAACCGGTTACcaaaaagcagaaaaaatACAGAATGGTTAACGAAGAAGCTCATACCGGTCCGACTATAATCATACCGTCAgataataatgaaaaagtaaCTACATTACCTGCAGGTCATGTACCCAGTGAagagaaaggaaaatttattaacttaGCAATGCATGAATtacaaaatgaagtttCTATTTTAAGGTCGTCAGTAAATCACCGTGAGGTTGATGAAGCGATCGACAATATTTTAAGGTACACAAATTCAACAGAACAACAATTCCTTGAAGCTATGGAATCTACGGGTGGAAGAGTACGAATTGCCATTGCTAAACTACTTTCAAAACAAACTTCTTAA
- a CDS encoding NADH pyrophosphatase: protein MQGFKIARHFELPTAPSQFFAGSSLNRLSFLRSNREFLNKAFYDHTTRFLPFCDLNPALLVKDDKLVTLSYPQISKYFTFSPFEHTDKQIAERFSKGESLPVLVYMGNEERNGPTDNWSQHNVFAIDITGIDELQQSIRDNGGTFVNLRSIFTEQYQLSASDSGACAFARSILDWISRYRFCPGCGKRNIPTMGGTKLVCSDVLLNDDSNCPSKKGINNYQYPRTDPCVIMVILSHDMQHILLGRALRHPKGLYACLAGFLEPGESLEEAVVRETYEESGVDVEKVLYYASQPWPFPQSLMLACFGIARKNAKIQRDKDLELEDVRFFSREEVLRSLEWDAKDGPAPILFPPKLSIARNLIQAFAYDDWTNSQVKM from the exons ATGCAGGGTTTCAAAATAGCTCGACATTTTGA GCTTCCGACTGCCCCTTCTCAGTTCTTCGCAGGAAGCTCATTAAATAGGCTTTCGTTTCTTAGGTCTAATCgagaatttttaaataaagcCTTTTATGATCATACCACTCgctttcttcctttttgtGACTTAAATCCGGCTCTACTCGTAAAGGACGATAAATTGGTCACTCTTTCATATCCTCAGATATCCAAATATTTCACGTTCTCCCCTTTTGAGCACACTGATAAACAAATTGCTGAACGATTTTCCAAAGGAGAAAGTTTACCTGTCCTTGTCTACATGGGCAAcgaagaaagaaatggaCCAACAGATAATTGGAGTCAACACAACGTTTTTGCCATTGACATTACTGGCATCGATGAACTTCAGCAATCGATACGAGACAATGGAGGTACTTTCGTTAATCTTCGCTCTATCTTCACCGAACAATATCAATTGAGCGCATCGGATTCTGGTGCTTGTGCTTTTGCACGCTCTATTCTTGACTGGATTTCAAGGTACAGATTTTGCCCGGGTTGTGGAAAACGCAACATACCTACTATGGGCGGTACAAAATTGGTCTGCAGTGACGTTTTATTGAACGACGACTCAAACTGTCCTTCAAAGAAGGGTATTAATAATTACCAGTATCCTCGGACAGATCCATGCGTAATAATGGTTATATTGTCTCATGATATGCAACACATTTTACTTGGAAGAGCTTTGCGCCATCCGAAAGGACTGTATGCATGTCTGGCAGGCTTTCTGGAGCCAGGGGAAAGCTTGGAAGAGGCCGTTGTCCGTGAAACCTATGAAGAATCTGGAGTTGACGTAGAAAAGGTTTTATATTATGCTAGTCAACCCTGGCCTTTTCCTCAAAGTTTAATGTTGGCTTGTTTTGGAATTGCCCgaaaaaatgctaaaatCCAGAGAGATAAAGACTTAGAATTAGAGGATGTGCGTTTTTTTTCCCGAGAGGAAGTTCTTCGTTCTTTGGAATGGGATGCCAAGGATGGACCTGCTCCAATTTTATTTCCCCCTAAACTATCCATCGCTAGAAATTTGATCCAAGCATTTGCATATGATGATTGGACAAATTCACAAGTTAAAATGTAA
- the spo6 gene encoding Spo4-Spo6 kinase complex regulatory subunit Spo6, producing the protein MDFYSVKSQPFVRSPLVDQNPSIQNINEEVKRDIQNPLSYKTETSDKELCQTAACATSCSDWYPQQQTHMPHQNAFDSAKATAKMALPPTAFSNYCVKPSLTRNKDIPRTSIRVSKLRYWQRDYRLAFPNFIFYFDNVDEEIKRRVTQKINNLGAKVATLFTFEVTHFITTRTTDPEMCQPNDVLYLSKTANMKIWLLDKLLNRILFTLLNSDSLVNTSASCLQSLLDGEKVYGTSDKDFYVPSKNVEYFREYFLCIRDLSQYYKPIAVREWEKTLDSGEILWPSLAITAQGRCPFNTGRRRELKITKHNHPAHEIRKQLLSCTNQTNQNNVVKNSASVLVRQIMGDYNITESAVDGAKQMPTEFPKPENLLPVEKRAAMSPLNLLEPRLINKQNTLANQSPRQPPNAFDADPLAHKKVKIETKSGYCENCCERYKDLERHLGGKHHRRFAEKDENFQGLDDLFLLIRRPIRTN; encoded by the exons ATGGACTTCTATTCAGTGAAGTCTCAGCCGTTTGTTCGATCTCCTCTAGTCGACCAAAATCCCAGTATACAAAATATAAACGAAGAAGTAAAGAGAGATATTCAAAATCCTCTTAGCTATAAAACAGAAACTTCGGACAAAGAACTGTGTCAAACTGCAGCTTGCGCAACTTCATGCTCCGACTGGTACCCTCAACAACAAACGCACATGCCTCATCAAAATGCCTTTGACTCTGCTAAAGCCACAGCAAAGATGGCTCTCCCACCCACTGCTTTTTCAAACTACTGTGTAAAACCTTCCCTAACGCGAAACAAGGATATACCAAGAACCAGCATTCGAGTTTCCAAACTTCGTTACTGGCAAAGAGATTATCGATTGGCGTTTCCCAActttatattttactttGACAACGTTGATGAGGAAATCAAGCGTCGTGTTACGCAAAAGATTAATAATCTTGGAGCC AAAGTAGCAAcattatttacttttgaagTTACACATTTCATTACCACCAGGACTACCGACCCAGAAATGTGCCAGCCGAATGATGTACTTTACCTTTCGAAAACTGCCAATATGAAAATTTGGCTCCTGGACA AACTATTGAACAGAATCCTCTTTACATTACTCAACTCTGATAGCCTGGTTAATACCTCAGCTTCGTGCTTGCAATCTCTCCTAGACGGTGAAAAAGTGTATGGTACATCAGACAAAGACTTTTACGTGCCAAGCAAAAACGTCGAGTACTTTCGTGAATACTTCCTCTGCATTAGAGATTTATCACAATACTATAAGCCAATTGCAGTACGAGAATGGGAGAAAACATTGGATTCTGGAGAGATCTTATGGCCAAGTCTTGCTATAACCGCACAAGGAAGATGTCCATTTAATACTGGTAGAAGAAGGGAGTTAAAAATCACAAAACATAACCATCCAGCTCACGAAATCAGAAAACAGCTCTTAAGTTGCACTAATCAAACTAACCAAAATAACgttgttaaaaattcagCGAGTGTGTTGGTGCGTCAAATCATGGGGGACTATAATATCACAGAATCAGCAGTTGATGGTGCAAAACAAATGCCGACAGAGTTTCCAAAGCCAGAAAACCTCTTACCGGTAGAGAAACGCGCCGCAATGTCTCCACTTAACCTTCTTGAACCTcgtttaataaacaaacaaaacacCTTGGCTAACCAAAGTCCTCGACAACCACCTAATGCCTTCGATGCAGATCCTCTAGCTCACAAGAAGGTGAAAATCGAAACAAAATCAGGATATTGTGAAAACTGCTGTGAGAGATACAAGGACTTGGAAAGG CATTTGGGCGGAAAACATCATAGAAGATTTGCAGAgaaagatgaaaatttcCAGGGTTTAgatgatttgtttttgctaatCCGACGCCCAATTCGGACAAATTAA
- the lam2 gene encoding guanyl-nucleotide exchange factor Lam2, which translates to MIKPKKLSSLMKQAVEETVPSIMVFTTTGSLLAYVSFEDPKDGLKRLDLAKRVRSIAALAGNMYSLYTATNPSPLVAESTDDVIAHQRDVLFETIIEFERGKLLIAAISIDGAEDKLYSKDPLLLGIVGTENAKEGMMQIKSELLKECITNELSTLGKPV; encoded by the exons ATGATTAAGCCAAAGAAGTTGTCGTCGTTGATGAAACAGGCAGTTGAGGAAACTGTACCGTCTATCAT GGTTTTTACCACTACTGGCTCGCTGCTAGCTtatgtttcttttgaagaTCCTAAAGATGGTTTAAAACGTCTGGATTTAGCTAAAAGGGTTAGATCTATTGCGGCTTTAGCAGGCAACATGTATTCACTTTATACTGCAACCAACCCTAGCCCTTTGGTCGCGGAGTCTACAGACGACGTGATTGCTCATCAAAGAGATGtactttttgaaacaataATTGAGTTTGAAAGGGGGAAATTATTAATAGCCGCCATTTCAATTGATGGGGCTGAAGATAAACTTTACTCCAAAGACCCATTATTATTAGGGATTGTTGGAACAGAAAACGCAAAGGAAGGAATGATGCAAATCAAATCTgaacttttgaaagagtGTATCACCAATGAGCTTTCCACGCTTGGAAAACCAGTCTAA
- the fim1 gene encoding fimbrin, which yields MLALKLQKKYPELTNEEILTLTDQFNKLDVDGKGYLDQPTTIKAFEDSKKGSYDEVREAIREVNVDSSGRVEPEDFVGIFNVLKKGVEGTEVKKGRITIKGSSSSVSHTINEEERREFIKHINSVLAGDPDVGSRVPINTETFEFFDQCKDGLILSKLINDSVPDTIDERVLNKQRNNKPLDNFKCIENNNVVINSAKAMGGISITNIGAGDILEGREHLILGLVWQIIRRGLLGKIDITLHPELYRLLEEDETLDQFLRLPPEKILLRWFNYHLKAANWPRTVSNFSKDVSDGENYTVLLNQLAPELCSRAPLQTTDVLQRAEQVLQNAEKLDCRKYLTPTAMVAGNPKLNLAFVAHLFNTHPGLEPLNEEEKPEIEPFDAEGEREARVFTLWLNSLDVTPSIHDFFNNLRDGLILLQAYDKITPNTVNWKKVNKAPASGDEMMRFKAVENCNYAVDLGKNQGFSLVGIQGADITDGSRTLTLALVWQMMRMNITKTLHSLSRGGKTLSDSDMVAWANSMAAKGGKGSQIRSFRDPSISTGVFVLDVLHGIKSEYVDYNLVTDGSTEELAIQNARLAISIARKLGAVIFILPEDIVAVRPRLVLHFIGSLMAV from the exons atgttaGCTCTTAAACTTCAAAAGAAGTATCCGGAGCTCACTAATGAGGAAATTCTAACCTTAACCGACCAATTTAACAAACTTGATGTGGATGGAAAGGGATATTTAGATCAACCTACCACTATTAAAGCCTTTGAAGATTCAAAGAAGGGTTCTTACGATGAGGTCCGTGAAGCAATTCGTGAAGTTAACGTTGATTCGTCTGGACGTGTTGAACCCGAAGACTTTGTAGGA ATTTtcaatgttttaaaaaaaggtgtAGAAGGTACTGAAGTAAAAAAGGGTCGGATTACTATCAAAGGATCTTCCTCAAGTGTTTCTCATACCATTAATGAGGAAGAGCGAAGAGAATTTATCAAGCATATTAATTCCGTCTTAGCTGGAGACCCTGATGTTGGTTCCCGAGTCCCCATCAACACTGAAACCTTTGAGTTTTTCGATCAATGCAAAGATGGTTTAATCCTCTCAAAGTTAATTAATGACAGCGTTCCCGACACCATTGATGAGCGTGTACTCAATAAACAGAGAAATAACAAGCCTCTTgataatttcaaatgtaTTGAAAATAACAATGTTGTTATTAACTCCGCAAAAGCTATGGGTGGTATCTCCATTACCAACATTGGTGCCGGCGATATTTTAGAAGGTCGTGAACATTTGATTCTTGGTCTTGTTTGGCAAATCATTCGCCGCGGTCTCCTTGGAAAGATTGATATTACTTTACATCCCGAGCTTTACCGCCTTCTCGAAGAGGATGAAACCCTTGACCAATTTCTCCGTCTCCCTCCTGAGAAAATTCTTCTCCGCTGGTTCAATTATCACTTAAAGGCTGCCAATTGGCCGCGTACTGTCTCTAACTTCTCAAAAGATGTTTCAGATGGCGAGAATTATACTGTGCTGCTCAACCAATTAGCTCCCGAACTCTGTTCACGTGCTCCTCTTCAAACTACAGATGTTTTGCAGCGTGCTGAACAGGTTTTACAGAATGCTGAAAAATTGGATTGCCGCAAATATCTTACACCTACCGCTATGGTTGCAGGGAACCCTAAGCTTAACCTTGCCTTTGTTGCTCATCTCTTTAATACTCATCCAGGTTTGGAGCCTTTAAATGAAGAGGAAAAGCCGGAGATTGAACCATTTGATGCAGAAGGTGAGCGTGAGGCACGTGTTTTTACCTTGTGGTTGAACTCTCTTGATGTTACTCCATCCATTCATGActtcttcaataatttACGAGATGGCTTGATTTTGTTGCAAGCTTACGATAAAATCACACCTAATACCGTTAACTGGAAAAAGGTGAACAAGGCACCTGCATCTGGAGATGAAATGATGCGTTTCAAAGCTGTTGAAAACTGTAATTATGCAGTGGACCTTGGAAAAAATCAAGGTTTTTCTTTGGTAGGAATACAAGGTGCTGATATTACTGACGGTTCTCGTACACTCACCTTAGCATTGGTTTGGCAAATGATGCGTATGAACATTACCAAAACTCTACATAGTCTTAGCCGTGGAGGTAAAACTCTTTCAGATAGTGACATGGTTGCGTGGGCCAATTCTATGGCTGCTAAAGGTGGTAAAGGTTCTCAAATTCGTTCATTCCGTGATCCTTCTATTTCCACTGGTGTGTTCGTCTTAGACGTACTTCATGGAATTAAGAGCGAATATGTTGATTACAATCTTGTTACCGATGGTTCTACTGAAGAACTTGCTATTCAAAATg CTCGTCTTGCTATTTCTATCGCCAGAAAGTTGGGTGCCGTAATCTTTATTTTGCCAGAAGATATTGTGGCCGTTCGTCCTCGGTTGGTCCTTCATTTTATTGGCAGTTTAATGGCCGTATAA
- a CDS encoding carnosine N-methyltransferase (dipeptide methyltransferase, human CARNMT1 ortholog, implicated in amino acid metabolism), whose protein sequence is MEYDEEEVKVLKEVLSAFFLYRQYAHTITQQKRKSMSRLSFEHKDLLLQDSDNNFLKHLSRIDQCIEQNSVLAEAIANAAIPVFCSDFDQNELFHVNVDMMQKVSSTLKQIARDWSTECVEERRTTYAPFIEELNSLFPSDSIDRSKIRVLVPGSGLGRLAFDIAVEGFACQGNEFSYFMLLTSHFILNCVKQENQFLVYPYIHSFSNHVMRDDQVRSLNIPDAVPSQYLRNSQNFSMAAGDFLEVYGTEESRDSFQVVATCFFIDTTKNILDYLDTIKNCLVDGGYWINLGPLLYHFESEGTSNSNSDSQQQPFVELTLEQLFYVMDSMGFEVLKHNSVDTTYMGDKRSMLEWIYHPHYWVCRLQKSKLRFQ, encoded by the exons atgGAATATGATGAGGAAGAAgtaaaagttttgaaagaagTTTTAAGCGCGTTCTTTTTGTACAGGCAATATGCTCATACAATAACACAACAGAAGAGAAAATCGATGAGCAGGTTGTCTTTTGAACACAAGGACTTACTCTTACAGGACTCTgacaacaattttttaaagcatctTTCAAGGATTGATCAATGTATCGAGCAGAACAGCGTGCTTGCTGAAGCAATCGCTAACGCAGCCATTCCTGTGTTCTGCAGTGATTTCGATCAAAATGAGTTATTTCATGTCAATGTTGATATGATGCAAAAAGTTTCAAGCACTCTCAAGCAAATTGCGAGAGATTGGTCGACCGAATGTGTTGAGGAACGCCGTACTACATATGCTCCTTTCATCGAGGAACTAAATTCACTTTTCCCATCTGATTCTATAGACAGATCTAAAATTCGTGTACTTGTTCCAGGTTCCGGCTTAGGAAGATTGGCCTTTGATATAGCTGTGGAAG GCTTTGCATGCCAAGGAAATGAGTTCTCATATTTTATGCTTTTAACGTCGCATTTCATACTGAATTGCGTAAAGCAGGAAAATCAGTTTCTTGTGTATCCTTatattcattcattttcGAACCATGTCATGCGTGATGACCAGGTGCGTTCATTAAATATTCCTGATGCAGTTCCCTCTCAATATCTGCGGAATTCacaaaacttttcaatGGCAGCCGGGGATTTCCTGGAGGTATACGGCACCGAAGAAAGTCGTGATTCGTTTCAAGTAGTAGCTACCTGCTTCTTTATAGACACTACAAAAAACATACTGGACTATTTGGATACAATTAAAAACTGTTTGGTAGATGGAGGTTATTGGATAAATCTCGGGCCTTTATTGTATCATTTTGAGTCAGAAGGTACTTCTAATTCTAACAGTGATAGCCAGCAACAACCTTTCGTTGAATTGACTCTCGAGCAGCTGTTTTACGTGATGGATAGTATGGGATTTGAGGTTTTAAAGCACAATTCGGTCGACACGACTTATATGGGGGACAAACGAAGTATGCTTGAATGGATATACCATCCTCATTATTGGGTCTGCCGTTtgcaaaaatcaaaattacgatttcaataa
- the arc3 gene encoding ARP2/3 actin-organizing complex subunit Arc21, with protein sequence MPAYHSSFLSLTDVPTTGNIAMLPLKTKFRGPAYPADESQMDIIDECIGLFRANCFFRNFEIKGPADRTLIYGTLFISECLGRVNGLNYRDAERQLNSLALENFSIPGSAGFPLNALYAPPLSPQDAEIMRTYLTQFRQELAYRLLSHVYATEKDHPSKWWTCFSKRRFMNKAL encoded by the exons ATGCCG GCCTATCATTCCTCCTTCTTAAGTCTTACGGACGTCCCTACCACGGGAAACATAGCAATGCTGCCGTTGAAAACCAAGTTTCGTGGACCGGCTTATCCTG CTGATGAGAGTCAAATGGATATTATTGATGAATGCATTGGGCTGTTTCGCGCCAATTGTTTCTTCCGCAATTTTGAGATTAAGGGACCAGCAGACCGTACTTTAATTTATGGAACATTATTTATCAGTGAGTGCTTGGGAAGAGTTAATGGACTCAATTATCGTGATGCTGAACGTCAACTTAATAGTTTAGCGTTGGAGAATTTTTCTATTCCTGGCTCTGCTGGCTTTCCCTTGAATGCATTATATGCTCCTCCCCTTTCTCCTCAAGATGCTG aaataatgcGTACATATCTTACTCAATTTCGTCAGGAACTTGCTTATCGTCTTTTGTCCCATGTATATGCAACTGAAAAGGATCATCCCAGCAAGTGGTGGACTTGCTTCAGCAAGAGACGTTTTATGAACAAAGCTTTGTGA